One Micromonospora sp. FIMYZ51 genomic window carries:
- a CDS encoding APC family permease, protein MARSTSLLKRLLLGRPFRSDRLKHTLLPKRIALPVFASDALSSVAYAPDEILLMLSIAGASAFVFSPWIALAVVVVMLTVVASYRQNVHAYPSGGGDYEVATVNLGPRFGVGVASALLVDYVLTVAVSVSSGVANLGSVIPFVATHKVLIAVIAVVLLTAVNLRGLKEAGSAFAIPTYGFMIVIVGMILTGLVRIVVLGEDLRAPSADLVIAAEWHDTTGWAMAFLLLRSFSSGCAALTGVEAISNGVPAFKAPKSRNAATTLLMLGLVAVTMLVGIVWLARLTGLQFVENPRMQIVSGPEGYVQKTVTAQLGETIFGSGSLLLFLVVGVTATILFVAANTAFTGFPVLGSILAQDRYLPRQLHTRGDRLAFSNGILFLAAFAIVLIVGFQAEVTKLIQLYIVGVFVSFTLSQAGMIRHWNRLLRTERDPQTRRRMTRSRAINAFGMAMTGAVLVIVLITKFLLGAWIAIVAMGVIYLLMLAIRRHYDRVAVELTPDDGRPVLPARNHAIVLVSKLHQPTLRAVAYARATRPDTLTAVTVNVDDNDTRQLQADWERRDVPIPLTVIDSPYREITRPILNYVAGVRRDSPRDVVTVFIPEYVVGRWWENLLHNQSALRLKGRLLFEPGVMVTSVPWQLASTAGKDLDRMDATLARGPARGPRVAPRSTLPPSVPPASSAADQQEGSEPR, encoded by the coding sequence GTGGCCCGATCCACCTCCCTGCTGAAGCGGCTGCTCCTCGGTCGGCCGTTCCGGTCCGACCGACTCAAGCACACCCTGCTGCCGAAACGCATCGCGTTGCCGGTCTTCGCCTCGGACGCGTTGTCCAGCGTGGCGTACGCGCCGGACGAGATCCTGCTGATGCTCTCCATCGCGGGCGCCTCGGCCTTCGTCTTCTCACCGTGGATCGCGCTCGCCGTCGTGGTGGTGATGCTGACCGTGGTGGCCAGTTACCGGCAGAACGTGCACGCCTACCCCTCGGGCGGTGGTGACTACGAGGTGGCCACGGTCAACCTCGGTCCCCGCTTCGGGGTCGGGGTGGCCAGCGCGCTGCTTGTCGACTACGTGCTGACGGTCGCCGTGTCGGTCTCCTCCGGGGTGGCGAACCTGGGCTCGGTGATCCCCTTCGTGGCGACGCACAAGGTGCTCATCGCGGTCATCGCCGTGGTGCTGCTGACCGCGGTCAACCTGCGTGGCCTCAAGGAGGCGGGCAGCGCGTTCGCCATCCCCACGTACGGCTTCATGATCGTTATCGTCGGTATGATCCTCACCGGGCTGGTCCGGATCGTCGTGCTCGGCGAGGATCTGCGTGCGCCAAGCGCCGACCTGGTGATCGCGGCCGAGTGGCACGACACCACCGGCTGGGCGATGGCTTTCCTGCTGCTGCGTAGCTTCTCCTCCGGCTGCGCCGCGCTCACCGGCGTGGAGGCGATCTCCAACGGTGTGCCGGCGTTCAAGGCGCCGAAGAGCCGCAACGCCGCCACCACGCTGCTGATGCTCGGCCTGGTCGCGGTGACCATGCTTGTCGGCATCGTCTGGCTGGCCCGGCTCACCGGCCTACAGTTCGTCGAGAACCCCCGGATGCAGATCGTCTCCGGTCCCGAGGGGTACGTGCAGAAGACCGTCACCGCCCAGCTCGGCGAGACGATCTTCGGCTCCGGCTCGCTGCTGCTGTTCCTGGTCGTCGGGGTGACCGCCACGATCCTCTTCGTCGCCGCCAACACCGCCTTCACCGGGTTCCCCGTCCTCGGCTCGATCCTTGCCCAGGACCGCTACCTGCCTCGGCAGCTGCACACCCGGGGCGACCGGCTGGCCTTCTCCAACGGCATCCTCTTTCTGGCCGCCTTCGCGATCGTGCTGATCGTCGGCTTCCAGGCCGAGGTGACCAAGCTCATCCAGCTCTACATCGTGGGTGTCTTCGTCTCGTTCACCCTCTCCCAGGCAGGCATGATCCGGCACTGGAACCGGTTGCTGCGTACCGAGCGGGATCCGCAGACGCGCCGCCGGATGACCCGGTCCCGGGCCATCAACGCCTTCGGGATGGCGATGACCGGCGCGGTGCTGGTCATCGTGCTGATCACCAAGTTCCTGCTCGGTGCGTGGATCGCGATCGTCGCGATGGGCGTGATCTACCTGCTGATGTTGGCTATCCGCCGGCACTACGACCGGGTCGCCGTCGAGCTGACCCCGGACGACGGCCGGCCGGTGCTGCCGGCCCGCAACCACGCGATCGTGCTGGTCAGCAAGCTGCACCAGCCGACGCTGCGGGCGGTGGCGTACGCCCGGGCGACCCGGCCGGACACCCTCACCGCGGTGACCGTCAACGTGGACGACAACGACACCCGGCAGTTGCAGGCCGACTGGGAACGGCGGGACGTGCCGATCCCGCTCACCGTGATCGACTCGCCGTACCGGGAGATCACCCGCCCGATCCTGAACTATGTGGCGGGCGTCCGTCGCGACTCGCCCCGCGACGTGGTCACGGTCTTCATCCCCGAGTACGTCGTCGGGCGCTGGTGGGAGAACCTGCTGCACAACCAGAGCGCCCTGCGGCTGAAGGGCCGGCTGCTGTTCGAGCCGGGCGTGATGGTGACGAGCGTGCCCTGGCAGCTCGCCTCGACCGCCGGCAAGGACCTCGACCGGATGGACGCCACGCTGGCCCGTGGACCGGCCCGGGGACCCCGGGTCGCGCCGCGCAGTACGCTGCCGCCGAGCGTCCCGCCGGCGAGCAGCGCTGCGGATCAGCAGGAAGGAAGTGAGCCGCGGTGA
- a CDS encoding TrkA family potassium uptake protein, translating into MHVVIMGCGRVGSTLAHNLESRGHSVAVIDQDADAFRRLGPDFAGNTVTGPGFDGDVLRQAGIERADAFAAVSSGDNSNIISARLARETFGVSRVAARIYDQRRAQVFERLGIPTVATVRWTADRMLRHLLPEGNVEIFRDPTSTVSIIEVPVHKDWIGRPVRALEQAAGARVAYLIRFGIGTLPTASSVVQEGDQVFMLVTDDLVATVTAVVAAAPEGGQ; encoded by the coding sequence GTGCATGTCGTGATCATGGGATGTGGCCGGGTCGGCTCGACCCTGGCGCACAACCTGGAGTCCCGGGGCCACTCGGTGGCGGTCATCGACCAGGACGCCGACGCCTTCCGCCGGCTTGGTCCGGACTTCGCCGGGAACACGGTGACCGGGCCCGGTTTCGACGGTGACGTGCTCCGCCAGGCCGGCATCGAGCGGGCGGACGCCTTCGCCGCCGTCTCCAGCGGCGACAACTCCAACATCATCTCGGCCCGGCTGGCCCGCGAGACGTTCGGCGTCTCCCGGGTGGCCGCCCGCATCTACGACCAGCGTCGGGCGCAGGTCTTCGAGCGGCTGGGCATCCCCACCGTGGCCACCGTCCGGTGGACCGCCGACCGGATGCTGCGCCACCTGCTGCCCGAGGGCAACGTGGAGATCTTCCGCGACCCGACCAGCACGGTCTCCATCATCGAGGTGCCGGTGCACAAGGACTGGATCGGCCGCCCGGTGCGGGCCCTGGAGCAGGCGGCCGGAGCCCGGGTGGCGTACCTGATCCGCTTCGGCATCGGCACGCTGCCCACCGCCTCCAGCGTGGTGCAGGAGGGCGACCAGGTCTTCATGCTGGTCACCGATGACTTGGTGGCCACGGTCACCGCGGTGGTGGCGGCGGCTCCGGAAGGCGGGCAGTGA